The proteins below are encoded in one region of Clostridium estertheticum:
- a CDS encoding potassium channel family protein — translation MEGYRKFNLVITILIALLLIGTLGYKLLLDVSIVDALYMTVITISTVGYAEVAIMDANAKLFTIFLIFLSLGTVGYIFSSIVSYFLEGDLKDAWRRRRMEVGITKLKDHYIICGGGETGGNAIKQFQKSNVPFVVIDKDEEIIKGLIENKIYAIQGDATEEEVLDKVGIKFAKGLISSLSTDADNVYTVLTAREMNSNLYIVSRAINKNANEKLKKAGANNTISPNEIGGSRMAALMLRPTVIAFLDIVTHDGDLILDLEDVTICEGSIIINMSLMEARIPEKTGLIVLAINKDSNKKLVFNPSSNQVLKMGDTMVVLGTEEQVSKLKKIAKEI, via the coding sequence TTGTAGATGCATTATATATGACTGTTATAACTATATCAACAGTAGGATATGCGGAAGTGGCTATTATGGATGCAAATGCTAAGCTTTTTACTATATTTCTTATTTTTTTAAGTTTAGGTACTGTTGGGTATATATTTAGCAGCATAGTATCTTATTTTTTAGAAGGAGATTTAAAAGATGCATGGAGGAGAAGACGTATGGAAGTTGGGATAACCAAGCTAAAAGACCACTATATAATATGTGGAGGTGGTGAAACAGGGGGAAATGCTATAAAACAATTTCAAAAAAGCAATGTTCCATTTGTTGTGATAGATAAAGATGAAGAAATAATAAAGGGGCTAATAGAAAATAAAATATATGCTATTCAAGGAGATGCCACGGAGGAAGAGGTATTAGATAAGGTAGGAATAAAGTTTGCTAAGGGTCTTATTTCTTCATTGTCTACAGACGCGGATAATGTTTATACTGTCCTAACCGCAAGAGAAATGAATAGCAATTTATATATTGTATCTAGAGCTATAAATAAAAATGCAAATGAAAAGCTAAAAAAAGCAGGTGCAAATAATACAATTTCTCCAAATGAAATAGGCGGAAGTAGAATGGCAGCTCTAATGCTTAGACCTACCGTTATTGCTTTTTTGGATATAGTAACTCATGATGGAGATTTAATTTTAGACTTAGAGGATGTAACTATTTGTGAAGGTTCAATTATAATAAATATGAGTCTTATGGAAGCTAGAATTCCTGAAAAAACAGGACTAATAGTTTTAGCCATTAATAAGGATAGCAATAAAAAATTAGTTTTTAACCCAAGTTCTAACCAGGTACTAAAAATGGGTGATACCATGGTGGTTCTAGGAACAGAAGAACAGGTCAGTAAACTTAAAAAAATTGCTAAAGAAATATGA